The Lycium ferocissimum isolate CSIRO_LF1 chromosome 8, AGI_CSIRO_Lferr_CH_V1, whole genome shotgun sequence DNA segment agaggactgggTGTTTCTTTGGAAGGAATGAATTgccagtcctctatgatactgcCAGTATATGATACACCATgtaggtatcatagaggacttaGTAGTATTTCTTTTTGAAGGATTGAATCAATCTTCTATGAAACcatgtcagtatatgatatataccatgttggtatcatagaggaatGGATCAGTATCATAGAGGAATgaatcagtcctctatgatatctTGCGAGTATATAATATATCATGTGGTTCGGTTATCCATGATACActatcagtatatgatatataccatgtgggtatcatagaggattgagttgtgtttttcttgaaggaattaaCCAGTCTTCTATGATACCTTATCATTAtataatatatgatatataccatgtgggtatcacataggattgagttgtgtttttcttgaaggaattaaCCTTTATGATACATTgtcagtatatatatagtatatgatatataccatgtgggtatcataaagGATTGAGGAGTATTTTTCATGAAGAAATGAactagtcctccatgataccctaccaatatatgatatataatatgtgggtatcatagaggaatGAGTAATATTTGTAATGAATATGCCATCTATGAAGCCCtatcaatatatgatatataacatggtatcatagaggaccgaGTGATTTTTTGGAAGGAATGAACCGTCAGTCCTGTTTGATACCCATATATACCATATGGGTATCACAAAAGATACTTCAATCACATCGATTTGATATACTATATGctagaataaattattttttgagatatagaaaaaataaaataaactaaaaagataaTATATCAGTTATCCTTTTTATtgatttactaaaaaaaaaaaaaaaggaggtaaAAGGTTTGTAGAATTAggttatgaaaaaaaaacagaaaataacgaaaaaacgaaagaaaaggagaaaaaagtaaatgaaaaatagtagaaatttaaaaaaagaataaataaaatagcaaaaaaaGTGAATGAAGTAGATTATggagataaaaaagaaaataaataaataaatgaaataaaaaaaaggaacaagaaataaagaaataaaaaaaatagaaaaaagaaatgaaaagaaaggagCTAGAATTAAATATGTAATCAGATtatggtgaaaaagaaaataaaaaatagtatgGTTTGggataaaaataaatgaataaaaaaggagaggaagaaaaaaaaaacaagaatagaAGATAAgaagtagaaaaagaaaaaaaagaaaaaagagacaaTTACCTACAAAAGCTACAATGGGTATAAAGGGTAAATACTTTTGGTGTACGAAAGTAAGGGGGGCATGAAAGGGTAATTATTTTGTGTGTAGTGGGCATTGGTGTTCTTTCCCCTAAATTTTTCTCTTGTGTATTGGCTTAGCAAAACTTGCTTTACTTCTAGCAGTTGCCACTGCATCTATTGAAAGAGCTTTGTCGATAATTTATCAAGAACTTTTTGAGTTGTTTCCCGGTGTCTTATGTAGAACGAGAAGTACTTAATAGTACTATTTTAATGAGGCTACTATAAAGACATTCCAATAATTGAAAATTCATGGAGTACAATTATAATGATGTATTTGTTTCAGTGATAAGAGCGCAACTCTTGATGTGTGGGTTAGGCGTGCATTAAGATCCTCGATGAACAACAGTATTATTATTTAAGTGAAGAAAAGTAGATGGGCAAACTCATAATTCACCAAATTTTGAACCGTGCGCCAACAGGCCCTCGCGGATTTCTCGGTTATCAAGCAATTCCCGCCTATACATCCTGCTGCAAGTTATTATTTCTGcaattatcatttttttaataaggaCAATTATCATTATATTTTATGAAAGATTGAACAGTTGAGGAAGTATGAATAACAAATACTGATTTAAATAAAAGAGGATCAGAAAAAAACACTAGCCCCAATTGATAGAATATATTTTCTTGTTTGCCATCTGCATCACCACAACTGTTAGTTATCTTTCCTTCGTTTGTGGTGTGCATAATAATCCACTATGAGTGCTATTTATGTATGAGTAGGAACTTATAACTTTATCCCATTtgtttttccccccttttttttggttgatttcCTTCAATAAGTAGGTCAAAAGTCTTGATCATCACTTAAatattcttgttttttcttggAATAATTTGGACTTGAAAGGTGGTATTTTTTTATGATGACGGTGTTCGCGGTcagcttgcgcgcacctcgactatTTAATCGAGTATCGATTGCCTTCCACCATTACAAATATCGGGTAACTCTACCCAACGAGGCTCAGACATATGGGATGAAATCACCTAATATAATGTAAATCTAAACCTCATAGTTCTTCACCGCATCATTGTCCCTACTATTAGAAATATAATTGGTATTTTTTTATGACCAAGAAATTCATCTGAAGCCGACCCTTTGGGCCAACCGCAACCTTCAAAACTCGGTGATGATGGGCTCTGtcctctacccttctccaccGCATCATGTCCCTATGGTTAGAAATATtggtttttttaataataaagaAATTCTTCTTCACTTGTGGGActatattgggtatgttgttgtttttgttttaatcgAAAAATCCATCTGAAGCCGACCCTTTGGGCCAATTGCAGCCTTCACAACTCAGGGATGATGGGCGTGcccctctacccttctccacttcaataccaaagttAGTTCGGTTCTCACAGGGCTCGGACCTATTTTTTAAAACGCAAGTTCCTCTACCTATGTCAATTGAGCTGACCTCTGGTGGACAGAAATATTGGTATTTTGAGTCTCTAAAATAATTAGTcgctccgtcccaatttatgtgacacactttTCATTTTAGcgtgtcccaaaaagaatgtcacatttCTATAGCTAGAAACACCTTAACTTTAATGTTTCCCTTTTACCCtcaatgaaatgatttataaccacacaaatgtCTAAGGTTTgtacaaatttcaaaattcttcctttctttcttaaactttgtgcctagtcaaacgGTGTCACATAAATGGGGATGGTGGGAGTAGAATAAACAATTAAATATGATGGGAAAGAGTAGTATAAAATGTAGattcataatcaaatcttactaCCCAATTAGAGCAATTGATCACTACAATCATATCCAATACTAACTCTAATTACTTACTTGTTGTCTTCAACAATGATCAAGAAAGCTGCTGTGGCCTCATTTCTGGTGCTTTTAGCCTTAGTTTTTCAAGCTATTTTCCCCCCTCCTCCCAAAATTTGTAGCTTTTCAGGTGATCCATCCCTCACCTCAAGAATCAAACTTAAGGATGGAAGAAATTTGGTGTACAAAGAGTATGGGGTGCCCaaaaaattggccaactataaagttgtatatattCATAGCTTTCGTACAAGCAAATTCGATGCTGCCCTTATAACTTCGGTACGTAAAAATTTATTCAGTCTTATAGGATTTCTCTTATCTACTCCCTTCGTTTCATTTTaggaaaactacgtatatatacatgttaaggagaaatatttacgaaacgtgacgatagttttccttatttacaaaacataacgatattttacgaaacatgacggattttcatatatttttcgtttttttaattttattttcagaaaataatttttttaaaattaaaaaaaaaaacaattatatatatatatatatttttttttttttttttgctcaaaggcttaaaaaattacctcaaatttttgtgtatgaaagcagtatgaaaaatgtatgaaatgtgtatgtgtaagagaattttttaatatagtttttcatacacaaaatgtgaatgaaattctaagtcttgagcgagatatacacatttcataccattctcatatataaaattttgagcgtaatgtttaagccttgatcgagatatacacatttcatacgtttttcatacacaaaatttgagcgaattttttaagccttgagcaagatatacacatttcatacacaaaagtttaagcgattattttaagtcttgaacgttgtatcaaagttgtatacaatgttgttgtagttgtattacttttagagaaatctaacatgaactttatacacgaaaatgtgagcgaaattctaaaccttgagcgagatacaaatttcatacagttttcatacatacaattttgaggtgattttttaagccttgagcgagatatacacatttcatacagttttcatacactaaattttgagcgaactttttaagccttgagcgagatatacacatttcatacaactttcatacatttttgagccaaaaaaataaattttttttattttattttttaaagtatgtttgttataggatttgtaatgttatgttttgcaaatagaaaactatcgtcacgtttcgtaaatatttctccttaatatgtatatatacgtaattTACCCTTCATTTTATATGACGCCTTTTGATTGGtttgaagtttaagaaatagcACATACCAAATGTACCTTTAGAATTCGTGGTCTTAGATATGTCATGAAATTTCTATGGTTGCAAGAGAAtatcattaaaggtaaaataaaatgGGTAAAGTTAAAGGTTTTCCAAATATAGATGAAATTGGAAcaagttaaaaagaaaagagagttgtATAAAATAGAATATAGCCGGTTTGGCATAAGCTTCCaaaatttgtttattttgaaagtgttttttgaaaaaaaatacttttagagAGCAAAAGAATTTGTGTTTGAATAACATTTTTGCTAATATTAGAGCATCAATTTATGCTTGGCCAAGGTTCCAAAAGTGTTTCGAGGGAAAGTTACTTTTCTCAGCTTCTGCTACGCACTATTCAAAAACACTTATGttttttctaaaagtttggCTAAAAACCTCAATAAgcatttttgtttaaaaaagtaAGCTCTTATGACTTCTCAAAAGTTTAGTCAAATAGACTCTATAAAGAAAATAGTGCCATATAAAATAGGTAAGGAGAATATTACATTTTTGAGGCTTTAAATTGACATCTGAAAGAACTTGCTGTTTGTCACAGAAAGCAGTTGAAGAATTAGGGGTATATGTGGTGTCTTTTGATAGACCAGGGTATGGAAAAAGTGATCCTCATCCAAAGAGAACTTTTAAAAGTTTAGCTCTTGATGTAGCAGAGCTTGCTGACCAATTGGAACTTGGAACTAAATTCTATGTTATGGGATTATCCTTGGGTGGTCAGCTTGTTTGGGGTTGCCTTAAGTACATACCTGAACGGTAAGATCAAATCTACTCCTAAGATGTCCtacttttctatatttctttcttaTGTTCTTCACTATTATAATGGGAAAAGGTCTAAATTTGCCCGTGTCTATCGAAATAGCTAAATTTTGCATTTTATTACACTTTTGATCAACACATACCTTGTCGTTAGCAAATCATTTTATGTTTGCTTTTACCATTAGCAGGCTTCCAGCATAAAATGCATGGACATCTATGCTACTCAGACTCTCCAAATGTCGCCGCATTTTGTGTCGGATCCTCAAACATTGCATTACTTTTGGATGATCTGACACTCATCCATCGACAtgttgaagagtccgagcaacataggtggACTCACATGTCCAACTTCTTCAAGAAAAGGTGCAAATTGTGTTAGGGGTAAAGGCCGAATTGCGACTTTTTCCTAACGGGGGGATAATATTATACCAAAAGTTTCACCAAGGATAAGTCGCTCAATTTCAGATAGTATGCGGACAAATTCGATTCTTTTACCTAGTTTATATAATTTCACATCTCTGAGGTCTTTTCTTTCCCCCTTTATTGGTTGTTAGCTTAGCAGGAGCTGCACTATTGGCTCCAGTAGTAAATTTCTGGTGGCCTGGATTTCCAGCAAACTTGACTAAACAAGCCTTTGATGAGCAGTTACTTAGAGACCAATGGGCTTATCGAGTTATACATTATGCTCCATGGCTTGTGTACTGGTGGAATACTCAACAATGGTTTCCTGGATTTAGTGTTATAACTGGGGAACACAAATTGTCTCAACAAGATCTCCAAATTGCATCCTCACTTGATGAGATGCAACTTCAAGAGGTGCATAATCATACCTATTAATATTTTCGTTtatgaactttgatgaatagtTTTATACCTTTGAACCAATTGTCCCTAtgcaaaagcaagcattttactCAAAAGCTTTGAATATTCTACTCTGACTTATCTTATTGCCATTCAATCTTATTGCCATTCAATCTGTAAGGCGGGTTTCCGCTGAGAACAGGATCGTGTTCGTGTTCAAAGGTGAACAAAGCCCTATCTTATAGAGTTTTTTGTTGTTCCCAAAGTCTTAAGAGGAAATTACAGGGCTTGGAGGGGGAGGAGGCGATGTAGGGCCTCCCTCGTCGAGGGTTTTAAAGGCGCCCCAATGATAGGGATAGGTTTGTAAATGCTCAACTTGACATGATCATATTAGTTTATCCTAGTTTCTTGGTAGTTTAACGTATGGTCGCCCTTCCAACAAGAGAACTAGAAGAGGTATAAATATGGAAACTTCTCTGCCATTTGGATTGGAGGATATCGGGTTTGAAATTTCCCATCTTGCTTCTAGCTTTGGGCAACCTGCCATGGTTGGCTGATTACCCAAATGTTCCCTTTTTAAGCCCCAATATAGATTTTGtcgtatttttaaaattttgcaaaaGTAGCCCTTAGAACATTACCCTCTCAGACAACGTTAGACTAGGATCTGGTGTTTGCTCGTATATTTCTCAATGTTATAGACAAAACATTCGGGTGTCATCTAATGTTTGATTTACTTACAAAATTTTAGGAGGTCTAATGTTTTTGCATAAGATTTCATGTTCACTCAACAGGGATCTTTTGACCGCGTTAAGGTCCATAAGTTACGAGAGAAATAAAGAGGGTCATTTACTAAATAGTGGTCCCAAAAAGGGAAAACTGGCAAAAATTTCTGGCTATGGTCTATTCCTTAGGTATCTTaatttgatgttgttttcatTTGCTCATGACAATATTTAAATGCAGGCATATGTTATACAACAAGGGAGTTTGAGTCACTCCATCGAGACCTGATTGCAACTGGTTTTGGTAAAGTCAAATTCGATCCTATGGATTTGAAGaatccttttcctaacaatgAAGGCTCTGTACATTTGTGGCATGGTGTTGAAGATGGCATTGTCTCTGTTAAACTCCAACGCTTCATCGCGCAAAAACTTCCATGGATAAAGTATCATGAGCTACCAGATGCTGGACATATGTTTCCTTATGGTGATGATAGTATAAAAGATGCTATATGGAAGACCCTTTTATCTGGAAAAATTTAACTGATTTTTACAA contains these protein-coding regions:
- the LOC132068114 gene encoding uncharacterized protein LOC132068114 encodes the protein MIKKAAVASFLVLLALVFQAIFPPPPKICSFSGDPSLTSRIKLKDGRNLVYKEYGVPKKLANYKVVYIHSFRTSKFDAALITSKAVEELGVYVVSFDRPGYGKSDPHPKRTFKSLALDVAELADQLELGTKFYVMGLSLGGQLVWGCLKYIPERLAGAALLAPVVNFWWPGFPANLTKQAFDEQLLRDQWAYRVIHYAPWLVYWWNTQQWFPGFSVITGEHKLSQQDLQIASSLDEMQLQEFESLHRDLIATGFGKVKFDPMDLKNPFPNNEGSVHLWHGVEDGIVSVKLQRFIAQKLPWIKYHELPDAGHMFPYGDDSIKDAIWKTLLSGKI